TAGGCTAAGATATAAAATGTAACATTGTAAATTCTAATCATTAATTcgtattgtataatttttaatttctatataatatattttgttgataATATCTACCAAATGTATTAACTATAATGTCAGTCATTATACCATagtgtaaaaattaaatttgtatgtaCAAATTTAATCGAAATACCGAAAACTAACCTACTAAAATTACGCTAACATTAATGTTACATTGTCATTATTGTTTAATGACCGTATATTTATATATGACTTTACTAATTATGATCATTTGTACATCAAAACATTATACTTTGTGACAACtctattacaataattatgaattcCTGTCCATTTTGTATACTCATAAAATGTCATGTGTTGgaatttactttaattttacattttaatttcaaactgagtaaatgaaattgaaatccaatctaaaaaatagaaataataaattcCATCTAGAGAAGGGAGCCCTCATTCAGAATGATAAATTCTTGTGATCTTTCAGGGGTCTGCTAAATATTCTACGAACCCTAGAATCAAATGTCACTCTGGACGCTTGAATACTGTGTCTCTGGTTTTGTGCGAATATTTTCATCCTGTTTACCAGGATTGTTAAGATCCAGCTCAGCATATGCCAGTTGCTCTACGTTCTACATCAAGCAAatagtacaatttaaatattattatgatcctaattataaatattttcagtATTGTTTAGGTCGAATGTTTGATGGGCGGCGTTATTGGAAAAACCGTTGTTGATGCCAAGAATTTGTTAAAATTACACGTCTTTACTTACAGCCCCAGATTTCTTTGAATCACTTGGTTTCGGCTTTTGGACGTATGCAGTACCATAACCACCAGTTAAACCTATTAATTCAGAGGTGTCTTTTGTGGTTATTACATTTCCAGCGGAGGTCCTAACCAAGTAAATGAAATTACATGAAATGGAATTATGTGATAATAATGTATGTGCAATTACTAGTAAATTATAGAATGAgtgcataataattaataaaaatacagtacagtatttacattttgttacctgtgttttttttttataataatacttacACCCTCTCActgaaacaatatttttttcctgTAAGAAgaaatagcaaaaaaaaaaaaaaagttttggcGAGAGGAAAAACTATATTTGAcaattctgcttttattttctatggaaTGGAGAGATTGTTTTCTTATATTCAGTAattcattaattataatttcCTGTTATTCGTTTCACGGGAACGTCTCTTCTCAGTTAGGGGTGtacactgaataggggtgtcctacATAGTTTAATGGTACTGAGGTATAAGAAGCCCACTCATAATTATTTAGAATACATTTTACGAAAGGAACTACTTCACTACTACTAGGTTAGGTTCACACCCAAAACATTacttatcatttttattaaagGTGTTTGTGGAAAGCCGATTTATGATTGGTTTTTTGAATGGGATACATTTTAACTGAATTACTTTTTCTTATTATATTCTATGAGataattattctaaaaaaaatattgaaaaggaTAGTTTTCAATTGGGTAAATCTTCAATTACAGTATCTCATGTATGTAGATAAAATTGCCAGAATATTTTTAAAGGGAATGTTTAAAGTTTTACGTTAATAGCCTACCAAAATTAGATATCCTGTAACACAGGCCTAAAAGGCTACAATAAAAGAATGCTACAGTATTCTTCATTTGAATTTTTGAACCTCCTAAATGCTTTTAAACCTAATAGAAAACGTCATATTCAATTTAgtaattttttgttattaatattcaCACATTCTTATCAATAACTTTATTCacaaacatgatttttttaaatataaaaactatatatatatcaaatattttttttattaataatgtatgtttttgttgtttagtaatgtatttttgttgtttaataatgtatttttgttacattaaaattgtttcacTACTGATATAACTTATAACTCTTGTTAGAGGACGTTTTTCTCGTTATAATTACCGGTACGATTTTGTAGACaatattctttgtaatttgCAGATACACACTATTTAAAGGGAAATGTTATTATTGCTTTATGTTAATTGAACTTAACATTTTCGCAGTATGTAATACGtgaataattgattattatcctatttatattattgtttcttagattagtagtaggcctactttattggtATACATGACACCTGTTTTAAGGTCAACTATTCATTTTTCCAATTGTATAAGTTAAAACTATTAACTTACTACCAAAGATAAAGccaaaatataggcctatagcaagCACTATCAATACAATCGTTACTGGTATAACAATTCCaactgtaaaaaataatataaattattaagtaAAAACAACACGACATTATGTGTATAAAATTAACTCTCTTAACTTTTGCTTAacataacatatatattttatggaaaggcaaaaaatgtgatgaaacaACCGACCATACTCTGTGCATTGtatctttaatattttacacattaCGTCTTATGTATATAATTCATCAATTCTTACGATAcatatttatgttcaatgttTATTCTCCATAACCAGTATTGCTAAACTAGTTGTTTGAAATAGATGCTCAGCTGAGTAGTTGGTAAACGTTTTATCATAAATTAGTTTTTaaccaatttatattttctgAATAAGACTCACCTATAAGATCAGCACTTTGCCCATCACTGGGATTATAGACATCACTAGCTGtaatataaagttaaaatattctTGTGAAAACTTTATGCGGTACTAATCAAACGGAAAAAAAACCCCACAAaagttgttttataataattattttacattctGTGTTATAAATGATGATAACGATGACAATGTTGAAGTGAATGGAAACTTCAGACATATGGCCATCGTGCATTTTCTTGTGCAGCACCCATTTTGTGGAATAAACTGCCAATCGACATAAAGACATCTGAAAACATCTTTCAAAACACGACTAAAACCCATTTTTACACAGAGGCATTTCCTGCTTAACTTTGTCAAGCGCCTTTGAACATTATTTCTATGGATactggcgctatataaatctgattgattgattgatatttgaCAAAATTGTGCAGCATTAGCAGCAGCATTAGAATTAGCAGTAGCATTAGCATTAGAAGCAGCAATAGCATTAGCATTAGCAGTAGCATTAGCAACAGCATTAGCATTAGCAGCAGCATTATCAGTAGCAGCATTAGCAGCAGCATTAGCATTAGCAGCAGCATTATCAGTAGCATTAGCATTAGCAGCAGCATTATCAGTAGCATTAGCAGCAGCATTAGCAGCAGCATTAGCAGCAGCATTAGCATTAGCAGTAGCATTAGCAACAGCATTAGCATTAGCAGCAGCATTATCAGTAGCAGCATTAGCAGCAGCATTAGCATTAGCAGCAGCATTATCAGTAGCATTAGCATTAGCAGCAGCATTATCAGTAGCATTAGCAGCAGCATTAGCATTAGCAGCAGCATTATCAGTAGCATTAGCATTAGCAGCAGCAGCATTAGCAGCAGCATTAGCATTAGCAGCAGCATTATCAGTAGCATTAGCATTAGCAGCAGCATTAGCAGCAGCATTAGCAGCAGCATTAGCATTAGCAGTAGCATTAGCAACAGCATTAGCATTAGAAGCAGCATTATCAGTAGCATTAGCAGCAGAATTAGTATTAGCAGCAGCAGCATTAGCAGCAGCAGCATTAGCATTAGCAGCAGCATTAGCAGCAGCATTAGCATTAGCAGTAGCATTAGCAACATCATTAGCAGCAGCATTAGCAGCATTATCATTAGCAGCAGCATTAGAGCATTAGCAGAAGCATTAGCAGTAGCATTAGCAGCAGCATTATCATTAGCAGCAGCATTAGAGCATTAGCAGCAGCATTAGCATTAGCAGCAGCATTATCATTAGCAGCAGTAGCAGTAGCATTAGCAGTTTCATTAGCATTAGCAGCAGCATTAGCAGCAGCATTAGCATTAGCATTAGCAGCAGTAgcacagcagcagcagcagcggTGGCAGCAGTAgcacagcagcagcagcagtagtAGTACGTTTTTCATCTAAGAATGATGTTAAAGATAATGGAATGTGTGTGTACTTACAGTCTAGTTTGAGTGAAGCAGTGTTGCTAAGTTTCCCTTGCATTCCACGATAAGCAGCATTCTCTGCTCTACACTGGTAATCTCCTTCATCTGATacatttactttattaataattaatgctGAATCAGAATATGAATATTTGTCTGTATCAGCCGTATTAAGTATGACGTCACCTTTACACCATGTGACGGTAATGGGGGTTGGTACACCATCAAGTGAAGAACACGTAAACATTGCTGTTTCATTTACCATCACAGACAGTTCTTGAGGCTCCAAAACAGGGTTGTTTAGATCTGCAATGCACAGAACACATTACATAgcatgttttaatattaatgttctTACTGTAGACCTACATTTGTTTCATCCACGAGTGAGATGATTACTAAAATTTAGCAAGCCAATCAATGTTTTTCTTTAGagacattcattcattcaggcgCGCTTTACCTGACTACAGGTATAGTCCAAACTGTTCATGGTTTTTTAATAACTTGTACTttcaacaattttataaaattaagcAATAATggtcaacaaaaaaatgtaataatctGAAAGTAGAgtaaatctgaaattttaagcatgataaataaatttaaaaattattatatagacGATCCGATAGAATTTAAAAGTGTTAGGATTTTCTATGAATAATTGTGATATAAACTTATTTCTAACTCACATTGTACCGTAAGTGAGGCATGGTCATTAGCGGAATTCTCTTTAGTCGTAGTGATTTTACAGAGATAGTTGCTAGTATCATTTACTTTAACATTGGTAATGATAAGATCGTTATCATTAGATAACCTATAACGACCATTAGTTGTCTGTCCTGTAGCCAATAGAGTGTCCCCTACTTGTTGACCATCTTGGTCAGCTTTTGTCCAAACCAGTTGTAACAATGAATCTGCTGTAACAAGTGTATAAATACACGATATTATTGCATCTTCAGCAACCTTTACTGTATCAGGAACCATGACCGTCACCGATGTAGGTTGTGCATTAACTAAAACATAAAAACGCCTTGAATGTTTACTTTTATGATTATGTAAAGTCAGACGTTGAATCTGTACatcaaataaacaaaagttGTACGCTAAATGGAAATATaagttatataaatatataaaaaataaaatccttGTAATTCAAATAATTCGAATTAACGGTAAACATTTTTGAAGATTTTGAAAACCAAACTAAAAAAAGTACCGACCGAGTTATTTATTTGAAACACAGCCCTCATAAattatatgtatgtatgtattactCATCTGACTCATCAGATAGAAGTTTAGGCATTTTTCTTCACCTCAAATCTTTCGGAAAACCTATCTGTCAGATAAAGCTTTCGAGatatttaaagtaataaatacTTTCTTACACAGTACTTTATTGTAAATACTTACGATTGACATCAAGTTTTCCATAATCTTCACCAGTTTCGCCAGATGAATCCACAATTCTACACTGATAATACCCGTCATCAGGTAGGTCTATGTTTATAATGGTGAGAGTAGCCACACCAGTTTGAGGAGTTTCTATTGTGATATCAACTTGATATCTACTATTTGGATTAGATATCAGAGTATTAACGAGGATATTCAACTCATCTCCTGCTGAAGTGCTATTCAACCATTGAACACTATAAAGTGTTCTTGTTGTATCACTGAGTGTGTAGTAACACTTGATATTAGCATCTTCACCTAATGTTACATTGCTATTCTGTACACTGACTTTTGGAAGGGTATTTATTTGACTGTTTGTAACTGAAAAATAGAAACAAGTGGTCATGGTAAGAGAGTAAGTTAACAGATGGGGTGGGACCCTTTTCCCTAAATTCGTCACTTCCCATTATGTAGAATCCACTGATTATTTTTCAAACCACAATATCAGAACACATAGATACaattatatgaaataattacACCAAAGCCTATCGTTTATTTCatgtttctttgttttttttacagaatttcGTAATTGGGTGGGAGCTATTTCACTAGGACCAGAACAATTGCAATTTATATATTGATAtctataaaatgttgaaaatcaAAAACACCCCAGATTTACCGTGCACTGCTGTAGCAACCAAAGCGATGAACATGAGATGTTGTGTGGTCATCTTGAATCAACCTAAAATAACAAGTATATTTACTAGTTACATGAAAACAAATCACAAATAGAGGAAATACAAGTTTACTTCTTTACATGACGCTGGATGCAAGGAGGCAggattatatttttattgtttctccTTAAACACCAACCAACAAAACCCTTGAAAGTGATTATGCTCCTCGGTGGCTTAAATCTCATTATTCATCACTTTGACAACCACCACCCAGGATATCATGTGTCGCCTATCACATTAATGCCTGTATATTGGAAGGTTCTACGATACAGGCGTCACACTCACATGTGAAAGACATACTGTGTACTATATCAAAGAATTCGCTATGAAACTGGACAAGTTTAGATACAGTACCGGGATAATCGGCTAAAATATGATGCAATAGAAAAGGTTTATAGTGCCGACGTATATGTTGAAGCAAGTCACtcagaaaaaaaagtataattggCAGATGTGTTCATAAAAGTGTGTTTACTTTATGTATTTTGTGATGAAAGTGGGCTTAATCATTTCATAAGTAAAACTAATAATTACAACcatgatttgaccaatcgctAGCATTAACATCGGTTCAGTTTCTGTTGGCAAGTCTCGTCCACGAATTTTTGTCGCCCTCTGCGTTCATtttaacacacacacacaaagtAATGTACTAGAACTGGAGTTCACTACGTGATATTTTCCCGA
This region of Antedon mediterranea chromosome 8, ecAntMedi1.1, whole genome shotgun sequence genomic DNA includes:
- the LOC140057027 gene encoding protein amalgam-like, translating into MTTQHLMFIALVATAVHVTNSQINTLPKVSVQNSNVTLGEDANIKCYYTLSDTTRTLYSVQWLNSTSAGDELNILVNTLISNPNSRYQVDITIETPQTGVATLTIINIDLPDDGYYQCRIVDSSGETGEDYGKLDVNLNAQPTSVTVMVPDTVKVAEDAIISCIYTLVTADSLLQLVWTKADQDGQQVGDTLLATGQTTNGRYRLSNDNDLIITNVKVNDTSNYLCKITTTKENSANDHASLTVQYLNNPVLEPQELSVMVNETAMFTCSSLDGVPTPITVTWCKGDVILNTADTDKYSYSDSALIINKVNVSDEGDYQCRAENAAYRGMQGKLSNTASLKLDCKYTHIPLSLTSFLDEKRTTTAAAAVLLLPPLLLLLCYCC